Proteins co-encoded in one Nyctibius grandis isolate bNycGra1 chromosome 14, bNycGra1.pri, whole genome shotgun sequence genomic window:
- the CCDC92 gene encoding coiled-coil domain-containing protein 92, whose product MATSNLENQLQSAQKNLLFLQREHASTLKGLHAEIRRLQQHCTDLTYELTVKSSDLSGNGSSRSDELKRKCEDLEAQLKVKEAENNELLKELEQKNAMIIVLENTIKEREKKYLEELKMKSHKLNMLSSELEQRASTIAYLTSQLHATKKKLMSSSGTSEGTPTGSPVLSGYKPSPPKDKLPETPRRRMKKSLSTPLNPEFEEAYRIGSESRKLLLREPVDAMPDPTPFLLARETAEVHLIKERPLVIPPIASDRAHGESHSPAREKPRKAHIGVAHRIHHVTPSQPQPEVETLAVDQVHGSKMVRKHSGPDRTV is encoded by the exons ATGGCAACTTCAAACCTGGAGAACCAGCTGCAGAGCGCCCAGAAGAATCTGTTGTTTCTCCAGCGCGAACACGCCAGCACCCTGAAAGGCCTGCACGCCGAGATCCGCCgcctgcagcagcactgcacag atttaaCCTATGAGCTGACTGTAAAGAGCTCAGACTTGTCAG GAAATGGTAGTTCAAGAAGTGATGAACTCAAAAGGAAGTGTGAAGATCTTGAAGCTCAGCTGAAAGTCAAAGAGgctgaaaataatgaattacTGAAAGAACTTGAACAAAAGAATGCGATGATAATAGTGCTGGAGAACACtattaaagaaagagaaaagaagtatttggaagagttaaaaatgaaaagccataAGCTCAATATGTTGTCAAGTGAACTAGAGCAGAGAGCGAGCACTATTGCTTATTTAACTTCGCAACTGCATGCTACTAAGAAGAAGCTGATGAGCTCAAGTGGGACTTCGGAGGGGACCCCGACTGGCAGTCCTGTCTTGTCCGGCTATAAGCCGTCCCCTCCCAAAGACAAACTGCCGGAGACTCCACGGCGCAGAATGAAGAAGAGCCTGTCAACACCACTCAACCCCGAGTTTGAAGAGGCCTACAGAATAGGATCGGAGAGCCggaagctgctgctgagagaGCCCGTGGATGCCATGCCTGATCCCACGCCGTTTCTGTTGGCCAGGGAAACGGCAGAGGTACATCTTATTAAGGAGAGGCCCTTAGTTATTCCACCTATTGCTTCAGATCGTGCACACGGTGAATCACACAGCCCTGCCCGAGAGAAGCCACGCAAGGCACATATTGGGGTGGCGCATCGCATCCACCATGTCACGCCATCCCAGCCTCAGCCGGAGGTCGAAACACTGGCGGTGGATCAGGTCCATGGCAGCAAAATGGTCAGAAAGCACTCAGGGCCAGACAGAACTGTTTGA